From the genome of Glycine max cultivar Williams 82 chromosome 2, Glycine_max_v4.0, whole genome shotgun sequence, one region includes:
- the LOC100807831 gene encoding hyccin, with protein MSGDEATTVSAADSPEKVQTAIESLSSIVPSLSITTPTSLLSNPEIYSHISSLLRRPNSGAGDNNLCRWLYDTFQSGVTELQLLVLRFLPVIAGVYLSRVADRKPQAGFEAVLLALYAHETTSRAGQAVSVTIPDLAQPSLYHDPKALTPNNNKNINSSTELNVAVVSPSLEPHGTVRSTRRARIVGVALELFYAKIPHMPVSSKIDFCEFCKLWAGQDGDMYKNLEEEEDNGEESVVFVDAEAELEEKEKGKVESRVPLPWELLEPVLRILGHCLLGQNKRDVELFEAASEACRCLFARSMHDVNAKAILPIRSLLRLSKTLVQNNNELDPTELPFTDVISL; from the coding sequence ATGTCAGGCGACGAAGCCACCACCGTCTCCGCCGCAGACTCCCCGGAAAAAGTCCAAACCGCGATCGAATCCCTATCCTCCATCGTCCCCTCTCTCTCCATCACCACCCCCACCTCCCTCCTCTCCAACCCCGAAATCTACTCCCACATCTCCTCCCTCCTTCGGCGCCCCAACTCCGGTGCCGGCGACAACAACCTCTGCCGGTGGCTCTACGACACCTTCCAATCCGGCGTCACGGAACTCCAGCTCCTCGTCCTCCGCTTCCTCCCCGTCATCGCCGGCGTCTACCTCTCCCGCGTCGCCGACAGGAAACCCCAAGCCGGATTCGAAGCCGTCCTCTTAGCCCTGTACGCGCACGAAACAACCTCACGCGCCGGGCAAGCCGTGTCCGTCACGATCCCCGACCTCGCACAACCTAGCCTCTACCACGATCCAAAAGCGTTAACCCCTAATAACAACAAGAACATTAACTCCAGCACCGAACTCAACGTCGCTGTGGTGTCCCCTTCGCTTGAGCCACACGGCACCGTCCGGTCCACACGTAGAGCCCGAATCGTGGGCGTGGCGCTGGAGCTCTTCTACGCCAAAATCCCCCACATGCCGGTGTCCTCAAAGATCGATTTTTGCGAGTTTTGTAAACTGTGGGCGGGGCAAGACGGTGACATGTACAAGAATttggaagaggaggaggataATGGAGAAGaaagtgttgtttttgttgATGCTGAGGCGGAGCttgaagagaaggagaaggggaaGGTGGAGTCTAGGGTTCCGCTGCCATGGGAGTTGTTGGAACCGGTTTTGAGGATTCTGGGGCACTGTTTGTTGGGGCAGAATAAGAGGGACGTGGAGCTTTTTGAGGCGGCGAGTGAGGCATGCAGGTGCTTGTTTGCCAGGAGCATGCATGATGTTAACGCCAAGGCTATTTTACCAATCAGGAgtctcttgaggctttccaAAACTCTTGTGCAAAATAATAACGAGCTTGATCCCACTGAGCTACCCTTCACTGATGTTATTTCTCTTTAA
- the LOC100786984 gene encoding F-box/WD-40 repeat-containing protein At5g21040, whose protein sequence is MAFECLNNTEVSQNLAHFVANPGIGIVEPNQLSPKSFSEGVATSKFVPDTKSESGKGVKLKGASTINSKKGIKAPVSALNQLSIPGDVIFNCGLSITDLPPALISEILNCLDPKDLGVVSCVSTIFQRVASEHGAWKQFYCERWGLPTASLAVDSGVVDDDKSWRELFVEREFRTKTFMGRYSIDVLYGHTEAVRTVFLLASAKLIFTSGYDSVVRMWDMENGLSIASSRPLGCTIRAVAADRKLLVAGGTDGFIHCWRAVEDLLHLFELRATQNQNTEVRLWGHEGPITSLALDLTRIYSGSWDTTVRVWDRLSMKCTAVLRHSDWVWALVPHNTTVASTSGSDVYVWDTNSGALVTIVHNAHVGNTYALARSHTGDFLFTGGEDGAIHMYEIVNDGYESKTWHVAAWIPHSAAVYSLAFEFPWLVSASSDGKLALIDVRKLLRISKRALGKRVSKVKHLGGDIVEPPQRMLHGFKSNLFSVDIGAERIVSGGEEGVVRIWNFTEALEIERRARALRGIRLEHRMRRRKLQTELSNKSGRSDQCSVAAKKNSVTCIWPTKRGMSGKLKA, encoded by the coding sequence ATGGCATTTGAGTGCCTAAATAATACTGAGGTTTCTCAAAATTTAGCACACTTTGTAGCAAATCCAGGCATAGGCATAGTTGAACCTAATCAACTTAGTCCCAAATCCTTCTCTGAAGGAGTAGCAACCTCAAAATTTGTGCCTGATACCAAATCTGAATCTGGGAAGGGTGTGAAGTTAAAGGGAGCATCCACGATTAATTCCAAGAAAGGCATCAAAGCCCCGGTCAGTGCTTTGAACCAACTCTCAATTCCTGGTGATGTGATTTTCAATTGTGGTTTGTCCATCACCGACCTTCCTCCGGCATTGATATCTGAGATTCTCAATTGCCTCGACCCGAAGGATCTCGGCGTTGTTTCGTGTGTCTCCACCATTTTCCAAAGAGTTGCCTCCGAGCACGGTGCTTGGAAGCAATTCTATTGTGAAAGGTGGGGGCTACCAACAGCTTCCTTGGCTGTGGATTCAGGTGTTGTGGATGATGATAAGTCATGGAGGGAACTTTTTGTGGAAAGGGAGTTTAGGACTAAGACTTTCATGGGACGTTATAGTATTGACGTGTTGTATGGCCACACTGAAGCAGTTCGGACTGTTTTCCTGTTGGCTTCTGCCAAGCTCATATTTACCTCTGGGTATGACTCTGTTGTGAGGATGTGGGACATGGAGAATGGGTTGTCAATTGCATCATCCCGACCCCTTGGTTGCACCATTCGTGCTGTTGCTGCAGATAGAAAACTATTGGTTGCTGGTGGTACTGATGGATTTATTCATTGTTGGAGGGCTGTTGAAGACCTACTTCACTTGTTTGAGCTCAGAGCCACACAAAACCAGAATACTGAGGTTCGACTATGGGGACATGAAGGTCCTATAACTTCGCTTGCTTTAGACTTGACAAGGATTTACAGTGGTTCATGGGACACAACTGTTCGAGTGTGGGACCGTCTTTCAATGAAGTGTACTGCAGTGTTGAGGCACAGTGACTGGGTCTGGGCACTTGTCCCTCATAACACTACTGTTGCCAGCACATCAGGTTCAGATGTGTATGTTTGGGATACTAATAGTGGGGCTTTGGTGACCATTGTTCATAATGCTCATGTTGGTAATACTTATGCTTTGGCACGGAGCCATACAGGGGACTTCCTTTTTACTGGAGGTGAAGATGGTGCAATTCACATGTATGAGATTGTTAATGATGGCTATGAGTCTAAAACTTGGCATGTTGCTGCTTGGATTCCTCACTCTGCCGCTGTGTATTCCCTTGCCTTTGAGTTTCCATGGCTTGTTTCTGCATCAAGTGATGGCAAGCTAGCACTAATTGATGTGAGAAAGCTGTTGAGGATTAGCAAGCGAGCTCTAGGGAAAAGAGTTTCAAAGGTAAAGCATTTGGGTGGAGACATAGTGGAGCCTCCACAGAGGATGTTGCATGGATTTAAGAGCAATCTTTTCTCTGTGGATATAGGAGCTGAACGAATTGTCAGTGGAGGTGAAGAAGGTGTTGTCAGGATCTGGAATTTCACGGAAGCTTTGGAAATTGAACGGAGAGCCCGAGCATTAAGAGGAATACGATTAGAGCACAGAATGAGGCGACGGAAGCTTCAAACAGAGCTGAGCAATAAAAGTGGTCGGAGTGATCAGTGTTCAGTTGCAGCCAAGAAAAATTCTGTCACTTGTATTTGGCCCACTAAACGTGGCATGAGCGGAAAGCTGAAAGCATAG
- the LOC100808367 gene encoding GDSL esterase/lipase At1g71250, which produces MRRSIVVHSVPEVLLIGILSIVHGQFTDTPTTNAHVTNSSRVSALYVLGDSSVDCGDNTLFYPLLHGRLSLYPCNGSDATLLPQLLAEKIGLTSIRPFYGQNGSLEEVLGGLNFGSTQATIMNQGSYSHQSLNQQLRQVSETMQLLQLQLNEDTALQFIKSSIFFLSFGKEDYIELFLHNSSSSSGMMFRNSSQYFATILVNQVANAARYLYNANARKIICLGIMPLGCTPRMAWELNHTSAGDYNASSCVEHVNDLVFEYNRLLDEQIGKLNSEFSDAQMVFCDVYNGMMEIINEPRLYGFEDVKSACCGLGLNGAMIGCVSMDMACDQASTHVWWDLFNPTQAVNKILADAAWSGQPIPDLCRPITIHELVNMKV; this is translated from the exons ATGAGAAGGTCTATTGTTGTTCATTCTGTTCCTGAAGTTCTGCTAATAGGCATTCTCAGCATAGTTCATGGACAGTTCACAGACACACCAACTACCAATGCTCATGTGACGAATAGCTCACGTGTGTCGGCATTGTATGTGTTAGGGGATTCCTCAGTTGATTGTGGAGACAACACTCTGTTCTACCCTCTGCTTCACGGTCGACTCTCTTTGTATCCATGTAACGGCTCTGATGCCACCCTTCTTCCTCAACTACTTG CTGAGAAGATTGGATTGACCTCAATCAGGCCATTTTATGGACAAAATGGATCTCTGGAGGAGGTTCTTGGTGGTCTCAACTTTGGGTCAACACAAGCTACAATCATGAACCAGGGAAGCTACAGCCATCAGTCTCTTAACCAACAACTACGCCAAGTTTCTGAGACTATGCAGCTGTTGCAACTGCAACTGAATGAGGACACTGCTCTCCAATTTATAAAATCCTCCATCTTTTTCCTGTCCTTTGGCAAAGAAGATTATATTGAACTATTCCTCCATAACTCTTCCAGTTCCAGCGGAATGATGTTTCGGAACAGTTCCCAATATTTTGCTACAATTTTGGTCAACCAAGTCGCAAATGCTGCAAGGTATCTTTATAATGCAAATGCAAGGAAAATCATATGTTTGGGAATTATGCCTCTGGGATGCACACCTCGTATGGCCTGGGAGTTGAATCACACATCAGCTGGAGATTATAATGCAAGCAGTTGTGTGGAACATGTCAATGACTTGGTCTTTGAATACAATAGATTGCTGGATGAACAAATAGGCAAGCTTAATTCGGAATTTTCTGATGCTCAGATGGTGTTCTGTGATGTTTACAATGGAATGATGGAGATTATCAACGAACCAAGGCTTTACG GTTTTGAAGACGTGAAGAGTGCATGTTGCGGACTTGGTTTGAATGGTGCCATGATAGGGTGTGTCTCCATGGACATGGCCTGTGATCAAGCTTCAACTCATGTTTGGTGGGATTTGTTCAACCCTACTCAAGCAGTCAACAAAATCCTAGCTGATGCAGCCTGGTCTGGCCAACCGATACCTGATCTTTGCCGTCCTATCACCATCCATGAATTGGTTAACATGAAAGTCTAG
- the LOC100787525 gene encoding geranylgeranyl diphosphate reductase, chloroplastic — translation MAAKIQTSFCLPTFSIPTSKPKPYLKSFTIKASKSISGRKLRAAVIGGGPAGSSAAEALASGGVETFLFERNPPSVAKPCGGAIPLCMLEEFDIPNHLIDRHVTHMRIFSPSNIAVDFGKTLKPHEFIAMLRREVLDSFLRSRAHAAGATAISGLVTALDLPASPDAPYTVHYTANGSSRRSLAVDVVIGADGANSRVAKAIGAGDYACAIAFQERIKLPDEKMAYYENLAEMYVGDDVSPDFYAWVFPKCDHVAVGTGTVRSKKDIKLYQRGIRERVKPKINGGKVIKVEAHPIPEHPRPVRVRGRVALVGDAAGYVTKCSGEGIYFAAKSGRVCGNGVVRASEGGDRMIDECDLRREYLKPWDAEYANTFRFLDLLQRVFYGSNACREALVELCGDEYVQRMTFESYLYKKLARGRVLDHAKLFMNTLGSLVRSKVVQTSMESFIL, via the coding sequence ATGGCTGCGAAAATTCAAACTAGTTTTTGTTTACCTACATTTTCCATTCCAACCTCAAAACCTAAACCCTACTTAAAGTCGTTCACCATCAAAGCCTCCAAATCCATCTCCGGCCGCAAGCTCCGAGCGGCAGTGATCGGCGGCGGCCCCGCCGGATCCTCCGCGGCGGAGGCCCTAGCTTCTGGCGGAGTCGAGACCTTCCTCTTCGAGCGCAACCCGCCGTCCGTCGCGAAACCATGCGGCGGCGCCATCCCTCTCTGCATGCTCGAAGAGTTCGACATCCCTAACCACCTCATCGACCGCCACGTCACGCACATGCGCATCTTCTCCCCTTCCAACATCGCCGTCGACTTCGGCAAAACACTAAAACCCCACGAGTTCATCGCCATGCTCCGCCGTGAGGTCCTCGACTCCTTCCTCCGCTCCCGCGCGCACGCCGCCGGCGCCACCGCGATCTCCGGCCTCGTCACCGCCCTCGACCTCCCCGCCTCGCCGGACGCGCCCTACACCGTCCACTACACCGCCAACGGCTCCTCGCGCCGCTCCCTCGCCGTGGACGTCGTGATCGGTGCCGACGGAGCCAACAGCCGCGTGGCCAAAGCCATCGGCGCCGGCGACTACGCCTGCGCCATCGCGTTCCAGGAGCGGATCAAGTTACCGGACGAGAAAATGGCGTACTACGAAAATCTGGCGGAGATGTACGTAGGCGACGACGTATCACCAGATTTCTACGCGTGGGTTTTTCCCAAGTGCGACCACGTGGCAGTGGGCACGGGTACAGTGCGGTCAAAGAAAGACATTAAGCTGTACCAGCGCGGGATCAGGGAAAGAGTGAAACCAAAGATCAACGGTGGGAAAGTGATCAAAGTGGAGGCGCACCCTATTCCGGAACACCCGCGTCCGGTTCGGGTGAGGGGACGCGTGGCGCTCGTAGGAGACGCTGCTGGCTACGTGACCAAGTGTTCGGGTGAGGGTATTTATTTCGCGGCGAAATCGGGTCGCGTGTGCGGAAACGGTGTCGTAAGGGCTTCGGAGGGTGGGGATAGGATGATTGACGAGTGTGATCTGAGGAGGGAGTACCTGAAGCCGTGGGACGCCGAGTATGCTAACACGTTTAGGTTTTTGGATCTGCTGCAGAGGGTTTTCTACGGTAGTAACGCGTGCAGGGAGGCTCTGGTGGAGCTGTGTGGTGATGAGTATGTTCAACGCATGACGTTTGAGAGCTATTTGTATAAGAAGTTGGCCCGTGGGAGAGTCTTGGATCATGCTAAGCTTTTCATGAATACCCTTGGCAGCTTGGTCAGGTCTAAAGTTGTTCAAACAAGCATGGAGAGTTTCATACTATGA
- the LOC100788053 gene encoding alcohol dehydrogenase-like 7: protein MEHKLATTEGQPIRCKAAVCRKAGEPLGIEEIMVAPPMPGEARIRIICSSLCRTDISFRNMQGPPANFPTILGHEAIGVVESVGEDVTEVAKGDMVVPIFIAECGECIDCKSSKSNLCSKFPFKLSPWMPRHATSRFVDLKGEIIHHFLSVSSFSEYTVVDIAHLTKIDPEVPPSKACLLSCGVSTGVGAAWRTAGVEPGSTVAIFGLGSIGLAVAEGARLCGATRIIGVDINSEKYEIGKKFGITDFVHSGECENKSASQVIIEMTDGGADYCFECVGNASLMHEAYASCRKGWGKTIVLGSDKPGSKLSLSCSEILVSGKSLVGCMFGGLKPKSHVPILIKRYLDKELNLDGFVTHEVEFKDINKAFDLMIKGQCLRCVIWMDK, encoded by the exons ATGGAACATAAATTAGCAACAACTGAAGGACAACCCATAAGATGTAAAG CGGCGGTTTGTCGCAAAGCTGGTGAGCCACTGGGTATTGAGGAGATCATGGTGGCGCCACCAATGCCTGGTGAAGCTCGCATTCGTATTATATGCTCCTCTCTCTGTCGAACTGATATCAGTTTCCGGAACATGCAG GGGCCTCCGGCCAATTTCCCAACAATTCTGGGTCATGAGGCAATAGG GGTTGTGGAGAGCGTAGGAGAGGATGTAACTGAAGTTGCAAAAGGAGATATGGTTGTCCCAATTTTCATAGCTGAATGTGGGGAGTGTATAGATTGCAAATCAAGCAAGAGCAACCTTTGTTCAAAGTTTCCTTTCAAGCTGTCTCCTTGGATGCCTAGACATGCCACTTCTAGATTCGTGGATTTAAAAGGAGAGATCATACACCACTTCTTGTCTGTTTCTAGTTTTAGCGAGTACACCGTGGTCGACATCGCCCATCTAACCAAGATTGATCCGGAAGTTCCTCCCAGCAAGGCATGCCTCCTCAGTTGTGGTGTATCAACCG GGGTAGGTGCTGCTTGGAGAACAGCAGGTGTGGAGCCAGGGTCTACAGTAGCTATTTTCGGGCTGGGAAGTATTGGATTAGCT GTTGCTGAGGGAGCTAGACTTTGTGGAGCAACAAGGATTATAGGTGTGGATATCAACtcagaaaaatatgaaatcg GAAAGAAGTTTGGAATCACGGATTTTGTTCATTCTGGAGAATGTGAAAACAAATCTGCGAGCCAG GTTATCATAGAGATGACTGATGGAGGAGCAGATTATTGTTTTGAATGTGTTGGTAATGCATCATTGATGCATGAGGCATATGCTTCTTGTAGAAAG GGTTGGGGAAAAACAATAGTTTTGGGATCGGACAAGCCAGGCTCCAAGTTGAGCCTTAGCTGTAGTGAGATCCTCGTTAGTGGGAAGAGCCTCGTGGGATGCATGTTTGGAGGACTCAAACCCAAGTCTCATGTGCCTATTCTCATTAAACGCTACTTGGACAAG GAACTGAATTTGGATGGGTTTGTCACACATGAAGTGGAGTTCAAAGATATCAACAAAGCTTTTGATTTAATGATTAAAGGACAGTGTCTTCGATGTGTGATTTGGATGGACAAATGA
- the LOC100788587 gene encoding alcohol dehydrogenase-like 7 isoform X2 has product MEHKVATTTEGQSIRCKGEPLSIEEIIVAPPMPGEARIRIICSSLCQTDISFRNMQDHPAIYPRILGHEAIGVVESVGEDVTEVTKGDVVVPIFLPDCGECIDCKSSKSNLCSKFPFEVSPWMPRYATSRFTDLKGEIIHHFLSVSSFSEYTVVDIAHLIKIDPAIPPNRACLISCGISAGIGAAWRAAGVEPGSTVAIFGLGSIGLAVAEGARLCGATKIIGVDVNPERYEIGKRFGLTDFVHSGECENKSVSQVIIEMTGGGADYCFECVGMASLMHEAYASCRKGWGKTIVLGVDKPGSKLNLSCSEVLVSGKSLRGCLFGGLKPKSHVPILLKRYMDKELNLDEFVTHEMEFKDINKAFDLLIEGQCLRCVIWMDK; this is encoded by the exons ATGGAACACAAAGTAGCCACAACAACTGAAGGACAATCCATAAGATGTAAAG GTGAACCACTGAGTATTGAGGAGATCATTGTGGCGCCACCAATGCCTGGTGAAGCTCGCATTCGTATTATATGCTCCTCTCTCTGTCAAACCGATATCAGTTTTCGGAACATGCAG GACCATCCTGCCATTTATCCAAGAATTCTGGGTCACGAGGCAATAGG GGTTGTGGAAAGTGTAGGAGAGGATGTAACTGAAGTTACAAAAGGAGATGTGGTTGTTCCAATTTTCTTACCTGATTGTGGGGAGTGTATCGATTGCAAATCAAGCAAGAGCAACCTTTGTTCAAAGTTTCCATTTGAGGTGTCTCCCTGGATGCCTAGATATGCCACTTCTAGATTCACAGATTTAAAAGGAGAGATCATACATCATTTCTTGTCTGTTTCTAGTTTTAGCGAGTACACTGTGGTCGACATTGCCCATCTAATCAAGATTGATCCGGCAATACCACCCAACAGGGCATGCCTCATCAGCTGTGGTATATCAGCAG GGATAGGTGCTGCTTGGAGAGCAGCAGGTGTGGAGCCAGGGTCTACAGTAGCTATTTTTGGGCTGGGGAGTATTGGATTAGCA GTTGCTGAGGGAGCTAGACTTTGTGGAGCAACTAAGATTATAGGTGTGGATGTCAACCCAGAAAGATATGAAATCG GAAAAAGGTTTGGACTCACGGACTTTGTCCATTCTGGAGAATGTGAAAATAAATCTGTGAGCCAG GTTATCATAGAGATGACTGGTGGGGGAGCAGATTATTGCTTTGAATGTGTTGGTATGGCATCATTGATGCACGAGGCATATGCTTCTTGTAGAAAG GGTTGGGGGAAAACAATAGTTTTGGGAGTGGACAAGCCAGGATCCAAGTTGAACCTTAGCTGTAGTGAGGTCCTAGTTAGTGGGAAGAGCCTCAGGGGATGTTTATTTGGAGGACTCAAACCTAAGTCTCATGTACCCATTCTCCTTAAACGCTACATGGACAAG GAACTGAATTTGGACGAGTTTGTCACACATGAGATGGAGTTCAAGGATATCAATAAAGCTTTTGATCTATTGATTGAAGGACAGTGTCTTCGATGTGTGATTTGGATGGACAAATGA
- the LOC100788587 gene encoding alcohol dehydrogenase-like 7 isoform X1: protein MEHKVATTTEGQSIRCKAAICRKAGEPLSIEEIIVAPPMPGEARIRIICSSLCQTDISFRNMQDHPAIYPRILGHEAIGVVESVGEDVTEVTKGDVVVPIFLPDCGECIDCKSSKSNLCSKFPFEVSPWMPRYATSRFTDLKGEIIHHFLSVSSFSEYTVVDIAHLIKIDPAIPPNRACLISCGISAGIGAAWRAAGVEPGSTVAIFGLGSIGLAVAEGARLCGATKIIGVDVNPERYEIGKRFGLTDFVHSGECENKSVSQVIIEMTGGGADYCFECVGMASLMHEAYASCRKGWGKTIVLGVDKPGSKLNLSCSEVLVSGKSLRGCLFGGLKPKSHVPILLKRYMDKELNLDEFVTHEMEFKDINKAFDLLIEGQCLRCVIWMDK from the exons ATGGAACACAAAGTAGCCACAACAACTGAAGGACAATCCATAAGATGTAAAG CGGCAATTTGTCGCAAAGCAGGTGAACCACTGAGTATTGAGGAGATCATTGTGGCGCCACCAATGCCTGGTGAAGCTCGCATTCGTATTATATGCTCCTCTCTCTGTCAAACCGATATCAGTTTTCGGAACATGCAG GACCATCCTGCCATTTATCCAAGAATTCTGGGTCACGAGGCAATAGG GGTTGTGGAAAGTGTAGGAGAGGATGTAACTGAAGTTACAAAAGGAGATGTGGTTGTTCCAATTTTCTTACCTGATTGTGGGGAGTGTATCGATTGCAAATCAAGCAAGAGCAACCTTTGTTCAAAGTTTCCATTTGAGGTGTCTCCCTGGATGCCTAGATATGCCACTTCTAGATTCACAGATTTAAAAGGAGAGATCATACATCATTTCTTGTCTGTTTCTAGTTTTAGCGAGTACACTGTGGTCGACATTGCCCATCTAATCAAGATTGATCCGGCAATACCACCCAACAGGGCATGCCTCATCAGCTGTGGTATATCAGCAG GGATAGGTGCTGCTTGGAGAGCAGCAGGTGTGGAGCCAGGGTCTACAGTAGCTATTTTTGGGCTGGGGAGTATTGGATTAGCA GTTGCTGAGGGAGCTAGACTTTGTGGAGCAACTAAGATTATAGGTGTGGATGTCAACCCAGAAAGATATGAAATCG GAAAAAGGTTTGGACTCACGGACTTTGTCCATTCTGGAGAATGTGAAAATAAATCTGTGAGCCAG GTTATCATAGAGATGACTGGTGGGGGAGCAGATTATTGCTTTGAATGTGTTGGTATGGCATCATTGATGCACGAGGCATATGCTTCTTGTAGAAAG GGTTGGGGGAAAACAATAGTTTTGGGAGTGGACAAGCCAGGATCCAAGTTGAACCTTAGCTGTAGTGAGGTCCTAGTTAGTGGGAAGAGCCTCAGGGGATGTTTATTTGGAGGACTCAAACCTAAGTCTCATGTACCCATTCTCCTTAAACGCTACATGGACAAG GAACTGAATTTGGACGAGTTTGTCACACATGAGATGGAGTTCAAGGATATCAATAAAGCTTTTGATCTATTGATTGAAGGACAGTGTCTTCGATGTGTGATTTGGATGGACAAATGA
- the LOC100789121 gene encoding uncharacterized protein LOC100789121, with protein sequence MGGFTAEDLSTIGGIATVSLLHSFIPTHWLPFSIVGRAQKWTLSTTLIVTALGAILHVISTSLLGITAITMANTIAGEETVHKVASLLLVFLGGSYIMLFLMGKGGHSHSHNQPMEKMAVAGLILVPALSPCATTLPVFLAVGNSSSMMVLAIIVLLFSTITVMTSLVALSFYGASQLKFHWVERYDKLLVGSVLCLVGILTLLFHDHDHEAVTIGQHSHRKIISL encoded by the exons ATGGGTGGCTTCACCGCTGAAGATCTATCGACCATTGGCGGAATCGCCACCGTCTCGCTTCTCCATTCCTTCATTCCCACTCACTGGCTTCCTTTCTCCATTGTCGGTCGCGCTCAGAAATGGACTCTCTCCACCACTCTCATCGTCA CTGCACTTGGAGCAATTTTGCACGTAATATCCACTTCACTGCTTGGTATAACAGCAATTACCATGGCAAACACCATTGCTGGTGAAGAAACAGTGCATAAGGTTGCTTCACTTTTGCTTGTATTTCTGGGTGGTAGTTATATAATGTTGTTTCTGATGGGAAAGGGTGGCCATAGTCATTCACACAACCAACCCATGGAGAAAATGGCTGTAGCTGGACTTATTCTTGTCCCTGCATTGTCTCCTTGTGCTACAACACTCCCAGTATTTCTTGCTGTTGGAAATTCCTCTTCCATGATGGTGCTTGCCATCATAGTACTACTATTCAG CACAATAACTGTGATGACTTCGCTAGTAGCATTGTCATTTTATGGGGCCAGTCAGCTGAAGTTTCACTGGGTGGAGCGATATGACAAACTTCTTGTTGGTTCAGTGCTGTGTTTAGTAGGAATCTTGACCCTACTTTTTCATGATCATGATCATGAAGCAGTTACGATTGGACAGCACTCACATAGGAAGATTATTTCCTTGTGA